The following proteins are co-located in the Bubalus bubalis isolate 160015118507 breed Murrah chromosome 23, NDDB_SH_1, whole genome shotgun sequence genome:
- the CEP55 gene encoding centrosomal protein of 55 kDa isoform X2 has translation MSYRNPKDLIKSKWGPKPSNSKSETALEKFRGEMTALKTSVDEITSGKGKLIDKDRHKLLEKIRVLEAEREKNVYRLTEKDKEIQRLRDQLKAKHSSTALLEQLEEKTKEVERREQLLKSLSEETDVLKKQLSATTARLAELEGKANTLHLSQTVATSCFNSSMSNIHEMEVQLKDALEKNQQWLVYDQQREVYVKALLAKIFELEQKLETAPQTLPQQTKKTESEGYLQEEKQKYYNHLLENAKKDLEVERQTITQLNFELSEFRRKYEETQKEVQDLNQLLCSQRKADVQHLEDDRHKTEKIQRLKEENDLAREKLEEEKKRSEELLSRVQFLYTSLVKQQEEQTRVALLEQQMQACTLDFENEKLDRQNMQHQLHVILKELRKARNQITQLESLETQVRSHMLCGN, from the exons ATGTCTTACAGAAATCCCAAAgatttaattaaaagtaaatgggGACCAAAGCCTAGTAACTCCAAATCAGAAACTGCATTAGAAAAATTTAGGGGAGAAATGACAGCTTTAAAAACATCGGTAGATGAAATCACAAGTGGAAAAGGAAAGCTGATTGATAAAGACAGACACAAACTTTTGGAG AAAATTCGAGTCCTTGAagctgagagagagaagaatgttTATCGCCTCacagagaaggacaaagaaaTACAGCGACTCAGAGACCAGCTGAAAGCCAAGCACAGCAGTACTGCAttgcttgaacagctggaagagAAAACCAAGGAAGTTGAAAGAAGAGAACAGCTGTTGAAATCCTTGTCTGAAGAGACAGATGTGTTGAAGAAACAGTTGTCTGCTACAACTGCAAGGCTTGCTGAACTTGAAGGCAAAGCCAATACACTTCATTTATCGCAG ACTGTGGCTACAAGTTGCTTCAATTCATCAATGAGTAATATTCATGAAATGGAAGTACAGCTGAAAGat GCTCTggagaaaaatcagcagtggcttGTGTATGATCAGCAGCGAGAGGTCTACGTGAAAGCGCTTCTAGCGAAAATCTTTGAGTTGGAACAGAAACTGGAAACAGCCCCTCAGACACTCCCGCAGCAGACAAAAAAGACTGAATCAGAAG GTTATCttcaagaagaaaagcaaaaatattataaCCATCTcttggaaaatgcaaaaaaagatctTGAGGTAGAACGACAAACCATAACTCAGCTGAATTTTGAACTGAGTGAATTTcgaagaaaatatgaagaaaccCAAAAAGAAGTGCAAGATTTAAATCAACTGTTGTGTTCACAAAGAAAGGCAGATGTACAACATCTAGAAGATGACAGgcataaaacagagaaaatacagAGGCTCAAGGAAGAGAATGATCTTGCCAGGGAAAAACTtgaagaagagaagaagagaTCTGAGGAGCTGTTATCTCGG GTCCAGTTTCTTTACACGTCTCTGGTAAAGCAGCAGGAGGAACAAACAAGGGTAGCTCTGTTGGAACAACAG ATGCAGGCATGTACTTtagactttgaaaatgaaaaacttgACCGTCAAAATATGCAACATCAATTGCATGTAATTCTTAAGGAGCTCCGCAAAGCAAGAAATCAAATAACACAGTTGGAATCCTTG
- the CEP55 gene encoding centrosomal protein of 55 kDa isoform X1 — MSYRNPKDLIKSKWGPKPSNSKSETALEKFRGEMTALKTSVDEITSGKGKLIDKDRHKLLEKIRVLEAEREKNVYRLTEKDKEIQRLRDQLKAKHSSTALLEQLEEKTKEVERREQLLKSLSEETDVLKKQLSATTARLAELEGKANTLHLSQTVATSCFNSSMSNIHEMEVQLKDALEKNQQWLVYDQQREVYVKALLAKIFELEQKLETAPQTLPQQTKKTESEGYLQEEKQKYYNHLLENAKKDLEVERQTITQLNFELSEFRRKYEETQKEVQDLNQLLCSQRKADVQHLEDDRHKTEKIQRLKEENDLAREKLEEEKKRSEELLSRVQFLYTSLVKQQEEQTRVALLEQQMQACTLDFENEKLDRQNMQHQLHVILKELRKARNQITQLESLKQIREFAFTEPLVTFQKETENRGKVASPKCPTAALNESLVECPKCNIQYPATEHRDLLVHVEYCSK, encoded by the exons ATGTCTTACAGAAATCCCAAAgatttaattaaaagtaaatgggGACCAAAGCCTAGTAACTCCAAATCAGAAACTGCATTAGAAAAATTTAGGGGAGAAATGACAGCTTTAAAAACATCGGTAGATGAAATCACAAGTGGAAAAGGAAAGCTGATTGATAAAGACAGACACAAACTTTTGGAG AAAATTCGAGTCCTTGAagctgagagagagaagaatgttTATCGCCTCacagagaaggacaaagaaaTACAGCGACTCAGAGACCAGCTGAAAGCCAAGCACAGCAGTACTGCAttgcttgaacagctggaagagAAAACCAAGGAAGTTGAAAGAAGAGAACAGCTGTTGAAATCCTTGTCTGAAGAGACAGATGTGTTGAAGAAACAGTTGTCTGCTACAACTGCAAGGCTTGCTGAACTTGAAGGCAAAGCCAATACACTTCATTTATCGCAG ACTGTGGCTACAAGTTGCTTCAATTCATCAATGAGTAATATTCATGAAATGGAAGTACAGCTGAAAGat GCTCTggagaaaaatcagcagtggcttGTGTATGATCAGCAGCGAGAGGTCTACGTGAAAGCGCTTCTAGCGAAAATCTTTGAGTTGGAACAGAAACTGGAAACAGCCCCTCAGACACTCCCGCAGCAGACAAAAAAGACTGAATCAGAAG GTTATCttcaagaagaaaagcaaaaatattataaCCATCTcttggaaaatgcaaaaaaagatctTGAGGTAGAACGACAAACCATAACTCAGCTGAATTTTGAACTGAGTGAATTTcgaagaaaatatgaagaaaccCAAAAAGAAGTGCAAGATTTAAATCAACTGTTGTGTTCACAAAGAAAGGCAGATGTACAACATCTAGAAGATGACAGgcataaaacagagaaaatacagAGGCTCAAGGAAGAGAATGATCTTGCCAGGGAAAAACTtgaagaagagaagaagagaTCTGAGGAGCTGTTATCTCGG GTCCAGTTTCTTTACACGTCTCTGGTAAAGCAGCAGGAGGAACAAACAAGGGTAGCTCTGTTGGAACAACAG ATGCAGGCATGTACTTtagactttgaaaatgaaaaacttgACCGTCAAAATATGCAACATCAATTGCATGTAATTCTTAAGGAGCTCCGCAAAGCAAGAAATCAAATAACACAGTTGGAATCCTTG AAGCAGATTCGTGAGTTTGCCTTCACAGAGCCATTAGTCACTTTCCAAAAGGAGACTGAAAACCGAGGAAAAGTCGCCTCACCAAAATGTCCCACTGCTGCGTTAAATGAAAGCCTGGTGGAATGTCCTAAGTGCAATATCCAATACCCAGCCACCGAACACCGAGATCTACTCGTCCACGTTGAATACTGTTCCAAGTAG